ACGGGGAAGCGCCTGTCGAAGCTGGGCACGGGCAACGTTAGCGTGTCGGCAGCGTTTTATCACGGCGGGCGGGCGGCGGGCATTCTGGCGGTGCTGTCGGAGGCGGCGAAGGGAATTGCGGCGGTGCTGCTGGCGCGGCAGTTTTTTCCGGCGGAGTCGCTGTGGGAGGTGGTGGCGCTGATGGCGCTGGTGATGGGGCGCTATTGGGGCGGGCGCGGCGCGGGCACGACGAACGTGGTGTGGGGCTTTTTGCTGCATGACCCGGTGGCGGCGGGGCTGGTGGCGCTGATCGGCGGCATTGGGTTTACTGTGTTGCGCGATCGCACGCTTGGCAAGCTCAGCGTCCTCGTTTTGATGCCGATCCTGGTGGCGCTGCTGCATCCCTACAGCGGCAAGCGGGTCGCCATTACCGCATTGCTCAGCCTGCTGCTGGCGTGGATTTACCAAAAAATTCCCGACGATCTGGATCTATCGGCAGAGGAAGCTCAGGAGGAATCGAAGCGCGTGTTTCAGTTTTTTCGGGGCGATCGCGCCTTACTGTCCCTGGATCAGGCTCTCTCACCGGCAAAAGTCGGCTCCAAAGCCGCCACCCTGGCCACCCTCAAGCGCCTGGGCTATGCTGTGCCCGATGGGTGGGTGCTGCCACCGGGAGACGACCCCGCGCCGTTGCTGACTGCCCTCTCACCCAGCGCCGATGCGCCCTTGGTGGTGCGTTCTTCTGCCATTGGTGAAGATTCGGACACGGCTTCGGCGGCGGGGCAATACGAGTCGTTTCTGGAGATCACCAGTCCGCCCGCGCTAGAGCAGGCGATTCTGCGCTGTCAGGAGTCCTACAACCTGCCCAGGGCGGTGCAATATCGCCAGCGCCAGGGCAGCGCCGAGGGGGGCATGGCGGTGCTGGTGCAGCGGCAGGTGGCGGGGGCGTTTTCCGGGGTGGCCTTTAGCCGCGACCCGATCCAGCGGCAGGGCGAGGCGCTGGTAATCGAGGCGCTGCCGGGGCGGGCGGATCAGGTGGTGTCGGGTCGGGTCACGCCGGAATCCTACCGTGTGTGGCTGCCGGAATCGCCAGAGGACACCCCCGACCCTGAAGCCTTCCCGATAGAAGGAACGGGCGATGTGCCGCTGGCGGTGATCCGGCGGGTGGCGCTGCTGACGCGGCAGATCGAAGCCCAGTTTCACGGCGTTCCGCAGGATGTGGAATGGAGCTATGACGGGCAGCAGGTGTGGATCTTGCAGGCGCGGCCGATTACGACGCTGGTGCCCATCTGGACGCGCAAGATTGCCGCCGAGGTGATTCCTGGCTTTATCCGGCCGCTCACCTGGTCGATTAACCGACCCCTGACCTGCGGCGTGTGGGGCGAAATTTTTACCATTGTGCTGGGGAACCGCGCTCAGGGGCTGGACTTTGAGGAAACGGCGACGCTGCACCACTCTGCTGCATACTTTAATGCGACCCTGCTGGGCGATATTTTTCGGCGGATGGGGCTACCCGCCGAGAGCCTGGAATTTCTCACCAGGGGCGCAAAGTTCAGCAAGCCGCCGCTGGGGTCTACGCTGCAAAATCTGCCTGGACTGCTGCGGCTGGTGCAGCGCGAACGACGACTGCTGAAGGAGTTTACCCAGCGCGATCGCCAGCAGTTTGCCCCGGCGCTGGCCAACCTGGCCGCCCGGCCCGCCGACTCGCTGGCCACCGCCGATCTGCTCGATCGCATCGACCAGATTTTGGAACTGCTGCGCCCCGCCACCTATTTCAATATCCTTGCGCCGCTGGGATTTGCCGCCCGACGCGCCCTGTTCCGGGTGGATGAAGCGGCGCTCGATAACAGCGTGATGCCGGAGGTGGCGGCCGTGCGATCGCTCCAAACCCTGGCCCAACAAGTGCGATCGCACCTGCCCGCACCCCCTGCTGACCCCGACGTGCTGTTGATGCAGCTTGGGGAAACCCCGGCGGGACGGGACATTCTCCACCAGTTTGACCAGTTCCTCGACCGCTATGGCTACCTCAGCGAAGTAGGGACAGATATCGCCGTTCCGACCTGGCGCGAGGCTCCCCAGGCTGTGCAGCGCCAGCTTGCCCAATTTGCCCAGCTTGACCAGTTTGCGACCGTACCCGCTGCGCCGCAGTCTAGACCGCCTGCTGGCAAGGTGCGAACCGTCCAGCAGCGGCTCGACCTCAAGGGGCGCGTGGCTGAGGTTTACAATCGCCTGCTGGCAGACCTGCGCTGGAGCATTGTGGCGCTGGAGCAGCGCTGGCTGGCTGACGGCTTGCTGAACGCGGCTGGTGATATTTTTTTCTTGGAAATTTCGGAAATTCGGGCGGTGGTGACAGAACAGGATGCCGATTGGGGTTTGGTAAAACGGCGGGTACAGGAGCGGCGATCGCGCTTCGAGGAAGATTCCCAGCAGACGATGATTCCCCTGCTGGCCTACGGACACGAGCCGCCGCGCCCGGTGGCCCAGCCAGAACAGCCCGCCCTCAGCAGACTGATCGGCATCGGGGCCAGCCCTGGCGTGGCGGTGGGGACAGTCGTGGTGGTGCGATCGCCCCAGGACGCGCCGCCCCTCGACCGCTCCTATATCCTCGTTGTGCCCTACACTGATGCAGGCTGGGCCCCGCTGCTGGCGCAGGCGGGCGGGCTGATTGCCGAAGTTGGAGGGCGGCTCTCCCACGGGGCGATCGTCGCCCGCGAGTACCAGGTTCCCGCCGTGATGAACCTGGCCAGCGCCACGCAGCGGCTTCGATCGGGCCAGCGGGTGCGGCTGGACGGAGAGACGGGCGTGGTGGAGGTGATGGAACCGGAATAGTCGAACGCTGGGGACACCCGCGAAACGATGGCAATTGCCTGGGCTATGGGATGTACTACGGGATATGCAACGCTGCAAAAATTCACGCTGCAAAAATTCACGCTGTAAAAATTCACACGGTCATCTCTAGTGCTGCGATCGCCCTGGGCATTCTGAGAACAGGCGCCCAACCTCACCCCATCCCCCGATCCGCTCATGGTGTCTTTTACTGCCGCACCTCCAAACTCTGCGCCGGCCTCGCCCCACCTGCTAACGGCGGCCATTTTGCAGTTGCCAATGCCCGACGCTGCCGATCGGGTGGCATCGGGGCAGGTGGTGCGGGCCCTGCAAACGCTGATGGCGGTGATAGACGAGGTGCGATCGCCCGAAAACGGCTGGGATGCAAACACGCTGCCGACCCCAGAGGCGATCGCCCCCTATGTAGCCGACGAAGCCTGTGACCTGTTAGAAGCGCTAGAAACGTCGGAAGCGCTGGCCGCCGAGACAAGCGACCGCACGTTTCCCACCGAGGCGGCCGACTCGCCCAAACCGGCCCCCCTGTGGCCCCCCTACTGCACGCTCGACAGCCTCACCCCCCGGCTGCTGTGGGGGCTGGCCCGCAGCGCGGTAGAGGTGATGCGGCTATTGGAAAGTGTGTCTGCGACGGTGGCTCCGGCGGGGGCAGTGCGCCAGCGGGGGCGGCTGCGGCTGGCGGCGGTGCTAGAGCTACACACTGAGGACGGCAGCCAGCGCCATGACCTGGTGATGCATCAGCCAGGGCGATCGCCCCTGTCGCTCGATGCCCAGGTCTATGAACTCGACGGCACAGCAGTTTCCGGCACGCTCACGGCTGGGCAAATCCTGACGGCGATCGCCCAGCAGGTGGAACTGGTCACGCCGGCCCTGTCGCCGCTCTTGGTGGGTCTGCCGATTCAACTGCTGCTGCCGGAATATGACTGGCAGCCCGCAACGCTGCGCCTGCACCTAGAGCTAGAGTTTGTGCCCGGTGGACTGCCCGCCTCGTCAGAGTTGCCAAATGCTGTGGCTGCTGGGGCTGCTGAGGCTTCGGAACCGCACGATGCGATGCCGTCGAACGATGAGGAAACCCTACCGACCACCCTCCAGTTCACGCCGGGGGCCTGGCTCCAGCGCTATTGCACCCACCTGAGAGACTATGCACTCGCCCACCAAGCCCTGCATCTGAGCGGCTGTCGCATGGTGTCCGAAGCCGTCTTCCCGCTGCCTGCGGAAGAGGTGGTGCCGCGGTTGGTTGCGGATGCCTGCCTGCTGCTGGATTTACAGACTTACTCGCCGCTGTTTGCGCCGATCGACCGCTGGCAAGACCGGATGCCGGGCGATCGCCTGCGATCGCGCCTCCTGTGGAGCCTCAGCCGCAGCAGCCCAGCTATGATGCAGCTCCTCGGCGGCGTGAAGGTGCGAATGCTGCAACCGGAAGCACCGTGGGATGCAGGCACGCTGCGGCTGCTGGTGACGCTGAAACTGCAAACACCGGAAATGGACTGGTACATTGACCTAGCGACAGGGCAAATGCCAGAACCAACGGTGTTTCCGCTGGCGGCGGACGTGGTGCTACAAGCGGGCGACCTAGCGTTCGAGGCCCAGCCCGAGGCGGCCCTGCCGCCGCTGTCGCTACAACAGCCCACGCCCTTGGCGCAACTGACCGAGCATGTAATGCAGCAAATCGAAACCGCTGTGCCCGAAGTGCATCTGCTGCTGGAGGGCGCTGCGGTAGATCTGTGGAGCGAAGCCGACCCCGAACCCCATCCCGCAACGCTTCAAGTCTTGGTGGATTTTGACTTTGTACCGGACTGGCACCTGACACCCGATCCACATCGCGACTAGAATGAAGTGTCGATTTGGCAATCAGTCGATTTGGCACACTGGCATCGGATGAGAGGAGTTCGTCGCTACACGGCTCTGGCGCTGCTGAGCGCGTTGGCGATATTGGGAACGACGCTTCCTGGCTGGGCTGCAACCCAGATTTATCTGCGCTATGGCCCGCTCCGCCTTAATGTTCCGGTGCAGGCAATTGAGAACTTTGGCAAAACAGGCGACGACCCCCGCCTCAGGTTCTATCTCAAGCGGCTTGCGCCCCATCAGCGATCGCAGCTTCAAAACACCCTCAACGCCACCTACGACGTGGACTTGATGATGGTGTCGCAGTTTAGCTATACCCGGTCGGGAGAGCGGCTGCTGCAAGAGGTAGGGGGGCTACTGCGGACGGCATCTGGGCGCAACGGCGCGGGCAGCCTGCGGAGTGCGGGCATTTTGGCGGCGGCCGATCCAGACGGCTTCAGCGTGCTGAGCTTTCTGCGGAATTTGCCCGTAGATATGCAGATCGACCTGCGGCAGGCCCTCGCCTTTCAGCGGCGACTGGGGGCGCTGCTGCAACGGACGGCAGTTGTGACCAATCAGGTGATTGACGCGACGCAGGCGATCGCCCAGACTGAAGCCGACGTGCTGCGAACCCTGCCGCCCATCGACCCGCGCCAGCCCGGTTCCGTCGCGTTCCAATCCCAAACGCTGCGGCTGGTAGATGCTCAGCGCGATCGCCCCCTTGTGGTAGACCTCTATCTGCCAGCGGTGGATAGGCCCGCCCCGCTGATCGTCGTGTCGAACGGGCTGGGCGCACGGCGCGATCGCTTTACGCGGCTGGCCAGCCATCTGGCATCGCACGGCTTTGCGGTGGCCATTCCCGACCATCCAGGGAGCGATCGCGATCGCCTCCAGGATTTTTACGACGGGCTGCACCGAGAAAACTTCGACCCCGCCGAGTTTGCCAATCGCCCGCTGGATATCTCCTTCTTGCTAGACGCGCTGGCTGAAATGCCGCAGCAGGGACAGTTCCAACGCATCGACCTGGAGCGGGTGGGGGCGTTTGGCTATTCCTTTGGCGGCACGACCGCCTTTTCCCTGGCGGGCGCAGAGATACAGCTTTCGTCGCTGGAGCCAGCCTGCCAGTCCGATTCGTTCATTCTCAATATTTCGCTGCTGTATCAGTGTCAGGCGCTCGAAGCCCCGCCGCCGCCCAACCTGCGCGACCCTCGCATCAAGGCGGTCTATGCCTTTTTGCCCTTTGGCAAGAGCCTGTTTGGAACGGGTCTCTCGCAAATTAACGTGCCTCTGCTGTGGGAAGCGTCCGACGAAGACTTGCTAACGCCCATGCTCAAAGAACAGGTTCCCTCGTTTCAGCAGCTTACCCCCTCCGCGCCCCAGGCAGAGCGCTATTTCGTACTGACCAAAGGACTGCCCCACGCCCGCATCAGCTACGAAATCGCCGGCCGCACGGCTGGCGGAGATTCTGGGTCAGACCGCCCCACGACTCGCCCCTCCTGGGAAGACATCAAAGCCATCTCCGAGCGCTATCACCACGCCCTGACGCTGGCATTTTTCCAGACCCACGTTGCCGGAAATGAGGACTATCGCCCGTTTCTCACGGCAGCCTACGCCACCCAGCTTGCGGAGCCGTCTTTCCCGATCGGCTTTGTGGCCTCCCTTGATGCCGTGGAGGATTAGCCCGTGGCAGAGTTGCCTGAATAGTGATTTTGCTCTATTCCAGATTTTCTAAGTCATTGAGATCCTTCAGCCTGCCGCTAGCTTGCTTATTGCGCTTTAGATCTTTCAGGCTAATAATCTTCACCTCAACACCATCCAGTACATCAACTGTCTTCTCTGCGTAGCATTCTTCAAAAGACACCCCAGAAATGGTAGTCAGAACTTCGATTCTAAATGGAGGAACCCCCATACGAGCGATTTTGTTGGGTTGTAAAAATAGCTCTGAGGTTAGCCCCTCTACATTGAATCCAAACTCTCGAATTGCATCCACTACTTTTTGAGCGTTTCCTGGATTGATTGCAATCCAGATGTCTATGTCGGCGGTTGCACGGGCATAGCCATAATATCCAACCGCATAGCCACCGATTAGTAAATACTCAACTTGTTTTGAATTCAGCAATCTCAAAAAATCTTTGAAATCTGACGGTAGAAGGCTTGTAGCCATAGATAACCTGTCGCATCTGCTCTATTGCTTGCAGCCGCTCATGGGGTGTTTTTGAGCGCCAATATTGCGTCTCATCGGAATCGTCAAACAGAGACACAACAGAAAAAGCAGTTTTATCTACGCTAAACATAAATGCAACTAACAGAGTAATTTTGGAAAGCATTACTCTAATTTTTAATCAGTTTAGAGTGCTGCACTAGTGCTAGTTTACTATACTCAAACCCTGCTGGATTCTCTCGCTGGCGATCGCCCCTCACTCATCCTGCGGCAGTTCCAGGCACTTTTTGGTAGAGGGTGGCGATCGCACACTCCAGCCCCACACTCTCAAAGCGCACCGTGTCACCCACGCCGTAGCGCTGCCCAACCCAGCCCTCTGCCGTCAGCCGATAGCATTCCAGCGCCATTTCAGCCTGATTCACTAGCACGTACTCGCGCAGGGTTGGCACGGTCTGATAATCGGCAAACTTGTAATCGGCAAACTTGTCGCCCCGGTCAAACGCAGCCGTGGAGTCTGACAGAATCTCGATAACCAGCGTGGGAAAGCGGATGAAATCTTCGGTCGTGGACAGGTCGCGCTCGTCGCAAGTGACGACGACATCAGGATAGTAGTAGCAATCGGCCGCCTCTAGCCGCACCTTCATATCCGACGACATCACCAGGCAAGGCGAATCTTGCAAATAAACATTCAGCAGCGTGGTCAGGTTACTCGCCAAAATAACGTGGGACTTTTTCGCCCCCACCATTGCATATACATGCCCCTGCCGATACTCATGCTTAATCGGGCTGACTCGCTCGCCCGCCAAATAATCTTCTGGAGAGATGTAGAACCTGCTGTAGGGCGCTTTCATCGACTCAAGCCACACGCCAAGATTCTATTCAGTATGACATCACTCTAAAGGTAATGAAGGTAAAGGGCGATCGCCCTCTATCTTCCCCTTCCTATTCCGGTGCCCACGGCCCCACCACCGCCTCGCCGCGCTGCTCTTTGGCAGCAAGCTCCAGATTCAGCAGCAGCAGCCGCTCTAGCAGGTCGTCGTCTTGGGCAAAGCCGTAAGCCTTGAGCACCAGCGCATCAAGCTTGGCATGGAGCTTGGCAAGCTGGCTGCTGGGTTCATGAAAGTATTCGTTATAAAGCTGGGTACTGCCCTGACACAGACATGACACAGATCATGGCTCAGAATTCCCTGATCTCGTCTTCCTTTCTCTGCGGCACAAACTAACTGCGGCAGACACTAAGTAATGCACCGCGTAGTAATGCACCTCGTAATGCACTTCGTAGGTCGCCATATTCGCGATCTCCTGGCGCGACGAGCTAAAACGGGAAGTAGCGCACCGACAGGTAGAATCCGTTATCTTGCAGCGAGTCGCCCTGAGACTGCGCCTCGATCAGCGGCAGCCCATAGTCTAGCCCCACCACCAGATTGGGCAACGCCTCCCAGCGCAACCCTGCGCCAATGCCCAGCAGAAAGTCGTCTTCTGGATTATCGAGGTCGATGTTCCACGCATGGCCCGCGTCCAAAAATGAAATTAGCGTCAGGCGGTTGGAGTTTCGCAGCAGCGGAAAGCGGGCTTCGAGAGACCCCCAGATGGCGTTGTCGGCCACAATTTGGTTTTGGGCATAGCCGCGCACCGTGTCGAAGCCGCCCAGCCCAATCCGCTCAATCGACAGCAGCGAGTCGGGCGTGAGTTGGGCATTGAGCCGTGCCAGAAAGAGCGATCGCCCCGAAAAGCGCCGCACCCATTGAAACTGCCCCAGCCATTTGACAAACAATCCGTCTGTGCCGCTGTCGTTGACCGTTGCGCCAAAGGCATCCAGCCCAAAGCTAAACTCTGACCGGGCGGCTAACACGCTAAGGCGATCGCGCTCTACCCAGTCCTGAAAAAACCGCAGCGCCGTCACCCTGGATTCGCCGTTTTCTGCGCCGCGCGAAAAGCTGAAGGGGCGATCGCCCAAAATGAACGTCTGGCTGCGGCGCAGATCTAGCCCCACGCCAACGGCAAATTCCTGATTCACGCTGCGCGAGAGGGGCTGGCGAAACTGGAGCGACCAGGTTTCGGCCTCGCTGCGGATGTCAAAATCCTCAAACGCATCTTCGATAATGCGGCTATCGTTGGTGTTGTAGCTGAGGGTAATCGTGCCGTCGCGGGGATTGACCGGAAGGCTAACGCCGATGTTGTAAAGGTTTAGCCCGTCGGTGCGGCCGTAGCTGGCGAAGAGGCGATCGCCCGCGCTCAGCAGATTGCTGTAGCTGGCAGAGACGCTGAACTGCGCCGAGCCAATGCTAGAAGACTGATAGTTGTCTGCGCCGATATTTGCAGAAAACGGTGACGCTTCCTGCAAATTTACCGCCAGCAGGCTGCGGCCGGGAACGCTGCCCGCCGTCAGTTCTGCATCCACCGATTCAATCTGTGGATCAATTTGCAGCAGTTGCAGGGCCCGCTCCAGATCCCGCTGGTTTAATGGTTTTTTTCCGGCTAAGCGAAGGCGCGATCGCACGTAGCTCGGATTCAGACGCTGCAAGCCCGTAATTTGAATAGTGTCTTCTAGTTCTCCTTCCACAACTCGAATTTCGACCACGCCGCTGCGAACGTCTTGGTTATTCGGCAGGAACGCGCCCGACGTGATGTAGCCCCGCTCCACGTATAGCTGCGTGATGGCGCTGCGTAACCCGATTAGTTCTTCAAACGTCACGTCTCGATTCACGCAACACTGAACGGCTTCGGCAATCTCGTCGTGCAGGATAGAGTTCCCCGTCACGATAATTTCATTCACCCGAAAGCGCACCAGCGGCACTGCCGGATCTGAAGCTGGCCCTCCCAAACTGGGGTCTAGCACGGGCGGCGACGGCTCAGCAGGCACTTCGACGGGCAGCGGCGGCGTGTCTCGCGGCTGCTCGATGGGGAAAGGGCGCGATTCAACCTCTGGCGGCAACACCCCAGGTGGAGTGGCCCCGTCGGGAATTGCCTGGGCGATCGCCCGGTGCTGCCCTGGAAACACCAGCACGAGTCCGGCGGCGGCCCACAGCACCATTCCCGTAGCGCTCCCTTCAACCATTGCCCTGCCCACGCTTCGGACGGTTGCCATTGCCTGTCTCATGCATGACTCTCTCGACTCAACGCCAGCCCTTCGTCCATTTGTTTACCTACACCTCTGAGACAGATCTACCTGAGAAGAACGCCCTATCCATACTCAATCCTGCCAGCATAGTAAAAAACCATTGCCTGTAAATCTACCACCCCAGGTGGCTTCCTCATGCATCCACAGTCACGCCGGCTCAAAATTGATGAATTTTATGAACTTTTGGAATCACTCGCCAAGTTGACGGGTCAATGCCTGCACCGGACAGCGGGAAGCGCTGGAGATCCACAGCATCAGAGTGTCCAGCGCGGGTGATGGAGTGATTGTTAGCAATGTGGAGGCGGAACAGGCAGACGGCTC
The Thermoleptolyngbya sichuanensis A183 DNA segment above includes these coding regions:
- a CDS encoding glycerol-3-phosphate acyltransferase, which codes for MVRGEPEPEPELEPFWVRCLMSLMQVWGVFLIFVLCPVLGALPLIEWIVRGLTGKRLSKLGTGNVSVSAAFYHGGRAAGILAVLSEAAKGIAAVLLARQFFPAESLWEVVALMALVMGRYWGGRGAGTTNVVWGFLLHDPVAAGLVALIGGIGFTVLRDRTLGKLSVLVLMPILVALLHPYSGKRVAITALLSLLLAWIYQKIPDDLDLSAEEAQEESKRVFQFFRGDRALLSLDQALSPAKVGSKAATLATLKRLGYAVPDGWVLPPGDDPAPLLTALSPSADAPLVVRSSAIGEDSDTASAAGQYESFLEITSPPALEQAILRCQESYNLPRAVQYRQRQGSAEGGMAVLVQRQVAGAFSGVAFSRDPIQRQGEALVIEALPGRADQVVSGRVTPESYRVWLPESPEDTPDPEAFPIEGTGDVPLAVIRRVALLTRQIEAQFHGVPQDVEWSYDGQQVWILQARPITTLVPIWTRKIAAEVIPGFIRPLTWSINRPLTCGVWGEIFTIVLGNRAQGLDFEETATLHHSAAYFNATLLGDIFRRMGLPAESLEFLTRGAKFSKPPLGSTLQNLPGLLRLVQRERRLLKEFTQRDRQQFAPALANLAARPADSLATADLLDRIDQILELLRPATYFNILAPLGFAARRALFRVDEAALDNSVMPEVAAVRSLQTLAQQVRSHLPAPPADPDVLLMQLGETPAGRDILHQFDQFLDRYGYLSEVGTDIAVPTWREAPQAVQRQLAQFAQLDQFATVPAAPQSRPPAGKVRTVQQRLDLKGRVAEVYNRLLADLRWSIVALEQRWLADGLLNAAGDIFFLEISEIRAVVTEQDADWGLVKRRVQERRSRFEEDSQQTMIPLLAYGHEPPRPVAQPEQPALSRLIGIGASPGVAVGTVVVVRSPQDAPPLDRSYILVVPYTDAGWAPLLAQAGGLIAEVGGRLSHGAIVAREYQVPAVMNLASATQRLRSGQRVRLDGETGVVEVMEPE
- a CDS encoding alpha/beta hydrolase — protein: MRGVRRYTALALLSALAILGTTLPGWAATQIYLRYGPLRLNVPVQAIENFGKTGDDPRLRFYLKRLAPHQRSQLQNTLNATYDVDLMMVSQFSYTRSGERLLQEVGGLLRTASGRNGAGSLRSAGILAAADPDGFSVLSFLRNLPVDMQIDLRQALAFQRRLGALLQRTAVVTNQVIDATQAIAQTEADVLRTLPPIDPRQPGSVAFQSQTLRLVDAQRDRPLVVDLYLPAVDRPAPLIVVSNGLGARRDRFTRLASHLASHGFAVAIPDHPGSDRDRLQDFYDGLHRENFDPAEFANRPLDISFLLDALAEMPQQGQFQRIDLERVGAFGYSFGGTTAFSLAGAEIQLSSLEPACQSDSFILNISLLYQCQALEAPPPPNLRDPRIKAVYAFLPFGKSLFGTGLSQINVPLLWEASDEDLLTPMLKEQVPSFQQLTPSAPQAERYFVLTKGLPHARISYEIAGRTAGGDSGSDRPTTRPSWEDIKAISERYHHALTLAFFQTHVAGNEDYRPFLTAAYATQLAEPSFPIGFVASLDAVED
- a CDS encoding DUF6036 family nucleotidyltransferase, whose translation is MATSLLPSDFKDFLRLLNSKQVEYLLIGGYAVGYYGYARATADIDIWIAINPGNAQKVVDAIREFGFNVEGLTSELFLQPNKIARMGVPPFRIEVLTTISGVSFEECYAEKTVDVLDGVEVKIISLKDLKRNKQASGRLKDLNDLENLE
- a CDS encoding Uma2 family endonuclease — its product is MKAPYSRFYISPEDYLAGERVSPIKHEYRQGHVYAMVGAKKSHVILASNLTTLLNVYLQDSPCLVMSSDMKVRLEAADCYYYPDVVVTCDERDLSTTEDFIRFPTLVIEILSDSTAAFDRGDKFADYKFADYQTVPTLREYVLVNQAEMALECYRLTAEGWVGQRYGVGDTVRFESVGLECAIATLYQKVPGTAAG
- a CDS encoding ShlB/FhaC/HecB family hemolysin secretion/activation protein — encoded protein: MATVRSVGRAMVEGSATGMVLWAAAGLVLVFPGQHRAIAQAIPDGATPPGVLPPEVESRPFPIEQPRDTPPLPVEVPAEPSPPVLDPSLGGPASDPAVPLVRFRVNEIIVTGNSILHDEIAEAVQCCVNRDVTFEELIGLRSAITQLYVERGYITSGAFLPNNQDVRSGVVEIRVVEGELEDTIQITGLQRLNPSYVRSRLRLAGKKPLNQRDLERALQLLQIDPQIESVDAELTAGSVPGRSLLAVNLQEASPFSANIGADNYQSSSIGSAQFSVSASYSNLLSAGDRLFASYGRTDGLNLYNIGVSLPVNPRDGTITLSYNTNDSRIIEDAFEDFDIRSEAETWSLQFRQPLSRSVNQEFAVGVGLDLRRSQTFILGDRPFSFSRGAENGESRVTALRFFQDWVERDRLSVLAARSEFSFGLDAFGATVNDSGTDGLFVKWLGQFQWVRRFSGRSLFLARLNAQLTPDSLLSIERIGLGGFDTVRGYAQNQIVADNAIWGSLEARFPLLRNSNRLTLISFLDAGHAWNIDLDNPEDDFLLGIGAGLRWEALPNLVVGLDYGLPLIEAQSQGDSLQDNGFYLSVRYFPF